One window from the genome of Rhodococcus sp. ABRD24 encodes:
- a CDS encoding FAD-binding and (Fe-S)-binding domain-containing protein yields MPVRTFSDALRRAGVRDVRDDGTTRAMYSSDASLYRVPPRMVVFPRAIDEVATVLEMCRAEGVPITARGAGTSVAGNAVGPGVVLDFSRHLGRVLGVDPGTRTAVVEPGVVQAMLQRAAAPHGLRFGPDPSTHNRCTIGGMIGNNACGARTLGYGRTSDNVVGLEFIAGTGEALSLPVESSTSILENLRDVIRIGLATVRTEFGNFGRQASGYSLEHLLPENGFDVVKFLVGSEGTLGIVTGATVRLVEDPAHRVLVALGYDDIAFAGDDAEMVLGFRPTACEGIDSRLVDIVRERRGPQAVPPLPRGAAWLFVEIAGASHDEVLERSRALADGCRAIDSLVVEDPTRVAALWRIREDGAGLAGRSPAGKPAYAGWEDAAVPPGRMGPYLREFDALLAEFGLTGLPYGHFADGCLHIRLDLPLDRPSGTDVFRRFLIAAAELVARYGGSLSGEHGDGRARSDLLPIMYSSDALRLFGAVKHVFDPANLLNPGVLVDPRPVDADLRVPQTSPLRAGLALAYRDDDGDFAQAVHRCTGVGKCRADTTGSGGVMCPSYLATREEKDSTRGRARVLQEMVNGSLVRDGWRSPEVHDALDLCLSCKGCASDCPTGVDMASYKAEVLHQSYRRRLRPASHYSLGWLPRWAAIAGRAPRLVNAVTRLPGVAPAALTLGGADRRRHIPQFASLSFRRWFDATAGQRRASGDPVVLFVDTFTDHFTPEVGMATVQVLEDAGFRPRLTPQRQCCGLTWITTGQLDAARRILGRTVTALAEEDVPIVGMEPSCTAVLRSDGPDLLGTDDARRVADATATLAELLTDRDGWEPPNLSGTSVIAQPHCHHHAVMGWGADAELLRRAGAHVTRLGGCCGLAGNFGVEKGHYDVSIAVAEHQLLPAVDGADPNTVILADGYSCRTQIGDLTARDGAHLAELLADLRKHG; encoded by the coding sequence ATGCCGGTCCGGACCTTTTCCGACGCGCTTCGACGCGCGGGGGTCCGAGATGTCCGCGATGACGGCACCACCCGTGCGATGTACTCCTCGGACGCCTCGCTGTACCGGGTTCCGCCTCGGATGGTGGTGTTTCCGCGCGCGATCGACGAGGTCGCGACGGTGCTCGAGATGTGTCGTGCGGAGGGCGTCCCGATCACGGCACGGGGCGCCGGGACATCGGTCGCGGGTAATGCGGTGGGTCCGGGCGTGGTCCTCGATTTCAGTCGGCACCTCGGCCGGGTGCTCGGCGTCGACCCGGGCACGCGCACGGCCGTCGTCGAACCGGGTGTCGTGCAGGCGATGCTCCAACGGGCCGCCGCGCCGCACGGGCTGCGCTTCGGCCCCGATCCGTCGACGCACAATCGCTGCACGATCGGTGGCATGATCGGCAACAACGCTTGCGGTGCAAGAACTCTCGGGTACGGCCGTACTTCGGACAACGTCGTCGGGCTTGAGTTCATCGCCGGAACCGGTGAGGCGCTGTCGTTGCCCGTCGAGTCGAGCACGTCGATTCTCGAGAACTTGCGCGACGTCATCCGCATCGGATTGGCTACCGTACGAACCGAATTCGGCAACTTCGGGCGCCAAGCATCCGGATACTCACTCGAGCACCTGCTGCCGGAGAACGGCTTCGATGTCGTCAAGTTCCTCGTCGGCAGCGAGGGCACGCTCGGGATCGTCACGGGGGCCACCGTCCGACTAGTGGAGGATCCAGCCCACCGGGTGCTGGTCGCGCTCGGCTACGACGACATCGCCTTCGCCGGGGACGACGCCGAGATGGTCCTCGGTTTCCGGCCGACGGCCTGCGAGGGCATCGACTCGCGCCTGGTCGACATAGTGCGGGAACGGCGCGGTCCGCAGGCCGTACCGCCGTTGCCTCGCGGGGCCGCCTGGTTGTTCGTGGAGATCGCGGGTGCGTCGCATGACGAAGTGCTCGAGCGTTCACGGGCGTTGGCCGACGGATGCCGCGCGATCGACTCGCTCGTTGTCGAGGACCCGACACGGGTCGCAGCGCTGTGGCGGATCCGCGAGGACGGTGCCGGTCTGGCCGGGCGCAGCCCTGCGGGCAAGCCCGCGTATGCCGGCTGGGAGGACGCCGCCGTCCCGCCTGGCCGAATGGGTCCCTACCTGCGTGAGTTCGACGCCCTGCTCGCCGAATTCGGCCTCACCGGTCTGCCGTACGGGCACTTCGCCGACGGTTGCCTGCACATCCGTCTGGACCTGCCGCTGGATCGGCCGTCCGGCACGGACGTCTTCCGGCGCTTCCTGATCGCCGCCGCCGAACTCGTCGCGCGGTATGGGGGCTCGCTGTCGGGGGAGCACGGCGACGGCCGCGCACGCAGCGACCTGCTGCCGATCATGTACTCGTCGGATGCGTTGCGCCTGTTCGGTGCGGTCAAGCACGTCTTCGACCCCGCCAACCTCCTCAATCCGGGCGTCCTCGTCGATCCCCGCCCGGTCGACGCCGATCTGCGCGTTCCGCAGACCTCCCCGCTCAGGGCCGGGCTCGCACTGGCGTATCGCGACGACGACGGTGACTTCGCCCAGGCCGTGCACCGCTGCACCGGCGTCGGTAAGTGCCGCGCCGACACCACCGGCAGCGGTGGCGTCATGTGCCCTTCCTATCTGGCAACGCGGGAAGAGAAGGACTCGACGCGCGGACGCGCTCGCGTCCTGCAGGAGATGGTGAACGGCAGCCTCGTCCGCGACGGCTGGCGTTCGCCCGAGGTGCACGACGCTCTCGACCTGTGCTTGTCCTGCAAGGGTTGCGCGTCCGACTGTCCCACCGGTGTCGACATGGCCTCCTACAAGGCGGAGGTTCTGCATCAGAGCTATCGGCGGCGACTGCGTCCGGCCTCCCACTATTCGCTGGGTTGGCTGCCGCGTTGGGCCGCGATCGCCGGCCGGGCACCGCGCCTGGTGAACGCCGTGACCCGTCTACCCGGTGTCGCACCGGCCGCGTTGACGTTGGGCGGTGCGGATCGGCGACGGCACATCCCGCAGTTCGCGTCGCTCTCCTTCAGACGCTGGTTCGACGCCACCGCCGGTCAGCGACGCGCGTCGGGGGACCCGGTGGTGCTGTTCGTCGACACCTTCACCGATCACTTCACACCCGAGGTCGGGATGGCCACCGTCCAGGTGCTCGAAGACGCGGGCTTCCGTCCCCGGCTCACTCCGCAGCGGCAGTGTTGCGGACTCACGTGGATCACCACCGGCCAGCTCGACGCGGCCCGCCGTATCCTCGGCCGCACCGTCACAGCATTGGCAGAAGAAGATGTGCCGATTGTCGGAATGGAACCGTCGTGCACGGCGGTCCTGCGGTCCGACGGCCCGGACCTGCTCGGCACCGACGATGCCCGCCGGGTCGCCGACGCCACCGCCACCCTGGCCGAACTGCTCACCGACCGGGACGGCTGGGAGCCGCCGAACCTGTCCGGAACCAGCGTCATCGCGCAACCGCACTGCCACCACCACGCGGTGATGGGGTGGGGCGCCGATGCCGAGCTGCTCCGACGGGCGGGCGCACACGTGACGAGGCTCGGAGGCTGTTGTGGACTGGCCGGCAACTTCGGAGTGGAGAAGGGGCACTACGACGTCTCCATTGCAGTCGCGGAGCACCAATTGCTGCCCGCGGTCGATGGGGCAGACCCGAACACGGTGATCCTCGCCGACGGCTACTCGTGCCGCACCCAGATCGGCGACCTGACCGCACGAGACGGGGCTCACCTCGCGGAACTCCTGGCCGATCTGCGGAAACACGGCTGA